Genomic segment of Bradysia coprophila strain Holo2 chromosome X unlocalized genomic scaffold, BU_Bcop_v1 contig_117, whole genome shotgun sequence:
TCGTCATATATCCAGGGACCATCATTAGGCATCTGTATCTAAAGTGAGGAGAAGAATTTTCGAACGTGACACCAGAATGGTGCCAGTAGAATCTCGTTGTAGAAATGCCACACTCATGTGTGAGAATACTCGATCCACCGAGGTTTATTAAGTAGTTGGTCTGGTTTTGCATGTAAAAGGACATACTCATATTGGCAACGAAGTCGATTTCCTCTATTGTTTCCGTTGTTGCCAAACGGAGTCCATTTTCGTGACAGGTGGTACGTGATACTGCCCAACGATCCTGATACGACAAAAATGATTAATGCTTTAAATAATGGAGCTGGTCCTTTGGAGCGAGCATACTCACTTCTCGAAACGATCTGTCAGCATAGTAGAGTTTACCATTTACAGGTCCATATGTCTCCCAAGATTCATCGAATTCTGCCGTTGGTGTCAGTTTTGGAATCGGGCTTGGTGTAAGATCTGTATCATCAACCCGAACGTTTCTATAATCAATTAAAGTCATCTCACAAAGAGGTATATGCGATTCTCCGTCATAGCTGCCACTACAGACTTCATCCGACCATTCGCCGTTACTGCGAATGATAGCACAGTTTCTGCTTCGATTATACATAGTGTTGTCCTCTGCCCAGTTTGAATATTCGAGAGTTTGACGAGTTCGAATCCATGTGAAATTTCCTTCATCTTCGAAATCCGTTGCGGGAATCCAAAATGCTCGGTCCTCTAAAAGGGAGTGGTTTTGCCATtcgattttagttttaattttattttttatccgTTACCTGTAGGAATATCGCTAAAATAGGAGCTGCTATTCAAAAAGTTTgagacaatttcattttctaagTGTGTGTTGACTGAGGCTGCTGTCCATCCGTTAAGGAGACACATGTCTAAAGCTTCTTGCCAGCTATACTGCAATTATGCGCCATAAATTGTTAcaagcttttttttgttaacaaaataatacaTACACGAGATGGAACGGTAAAGAAGGCCTTATCATAGCTAATGCCGACATAAATTCTCCGCTCCAGCTGagctaaaaattttttttttttaatggagtCTGATCAATGCAATTGAACGCTTTTATTGttaggtaaaaaaaatctctagaTACGTTAACCATTATTCTCCCCTTTACTTAATTTTATCACGGCAATTACTTATCCTTATTACCATTTGATAGTCCCACAATACTAAGGACGAGTGCgagaataaaatgtttgagtGTCATTTTGGTTGTTTGCCGATCAGCTTAAGactgaaatttattaaatgaaGAGACGTGTGGTGATTTAATACTTCTACGAACTTCCAATGGCTATCTTGTAGCAATTGTTTATTATCGTCCTGATAAAAAGTATTATCGTATTGCTTATTAAGTAAGATGATTCAATGCGTCGTTGTTCCTATCACATAACGACGATTAACTAATGAAAAGCTATCGTACGATACCGAAGCCGAGACCGAGCCTTAAGAGAAAGTTGtcgttaaataaatattatttaccACTTCCTGCGATGTTATATCCTATGTTATGCCTTCGACTGTAATATTTAAGCTATTTGCTGCGCGTTTGTAAGACTCGGTTCGAATCTGGTACCATTGATCCTGATTTTCAGGTCGACCGGACGATATTCGAATCTGAACTGACGTGACCTGATATCTGAGGATCAGTAAAATCCCTGATATACCTAAAATCTGACCTGGTTTACCTGAATTTGTACCGATTTTCAGATATCAGGTCAATTCGTCaggtaaaaaaatttcaggttcatATTCTAATTTTTAATCATATTCTGACAGTCTAAGCTtcatacaatcgctaaaacgaactggtgtgcatacgttattttgcaccagatggtcacatacaattccaaatgggaccagctggtgcaaaataacgtatgcacaccagtttgatttagcgattgtattttGAGACCTGTTCTAAGCCTTATGTGTTTGGGCTTATGTATTTTATGCCATCAAATCCACATTAGAAGGCAAAGTGCACAAATGTACTGTTTTACAAAAGGCGGGTTAAAAACTCGAGTTGTTTATGCCGACTTCCTGCGATATTATCTTCTGTTCTTGGACTGAATAATATTAAACTCGGTGCAGCGCGtttgggttttttttatttatttatgtctgTTTAGAGACTAACTAACAGAGCAAAAGGCTCAATAACAAATCAGTTTAATCAGGCTTATCTATATAAGGTCGAACGTGCAAAAACATTCAGTGTTATGTATAAGAGGTTCCGAGGGTTCAGTTCAGACACACACTCAAGACATGTGATGCTGCCTAGTATTTacgaacgaaatgaaaaattgtgtagTGGTGCCATCTATGTATTTCGAACTGTAAAACTTTGCGCGGATAGTTTCAAATTATaggaaaaaactgaaaagtattcaataaaatacagtcagaggctgttaaattttagcatgaatttacttcagctgatccacatatCCAATCAAGACTGTACTTTAGTCTTACAGGTTTTATGTTCAACATATGCAATCAAAACTGCTTATACCGCCTCTGCAAGCGCGATGATAGATACACCGATAACTGAAATGATTTCggctcttcttcttctcttcttcttctttttcagcctgtttctatccactgctggatgtaggcctctccaacttctttccatttcgtacgatccattgccatttgctgccagtttgtacctgcaatattcttaattccgtttgtccatctctctgg
This window contains:
- the LOC119067111 gene encoding uncharacterized protein LOC119067111 — protein: MTLKHFILALVLSIVGLSNAQLERRIYVGISYDKAFFTVPSRYSWQEALDMCLLNGWTAASVNTHLENEIVSNFLNSSSYFSDIPTEDRAFWIPATDFEDEGNFTWIRTRQTLEYSNWAEDNTMYNRSRNCAIIRSNGEWSDEVCSGSYDGESHIPLCEMTLIDYRNVRVDDTDLTPSPIPKLTPTAEFDESWETYGPVNGKLYYADRSFREDRWAVSRTTCHENGLRLATTETIEEIDFVANMSMSFYMQNQTNYLINLGGSSILTHECGISTTRFYWHHSGVTFENSSPHFRYRCLMMVPGYMTNMDCIAYWGVTVCEGEAEPE